Proteins encoded in a region of the Selenomonadales bacterium genome:
- a CDS encoding dipicolinate synthase subunit B has protein sequence MKDKRIGFALTGSYCTFAAVMPELLRLREGGAEIVPIMSETAAHTDTRFGRAQMWRSQVLAASGAPEIIDTIAAAEPIGPGKLLDLVIVAPCTGNTLAKIAGGITDSSVTMAVKAHLRNLRPVLIAISTNDGLGQNAVNLARLQNTKHIFLVPYGQDNPEVKPNSLVAAMELIPKAAEMALAGVQLQPVLVSRP, from the coding sequence ATGAAGGACAAGAGAATTGGTTTCGCGTTAACCGGCTCCTACTGCACGTTCGCCGCCGTGATGCCTGAGCTACTGCGTCTACGCGAGGGCGGTGCGGAGATTGTGCCCATTATGAGTGAGACGGCCGCGCACACAGATACGCGCTTCGGCCGTGCCCAAATGTGGCGAAGCCAAGTGCTTGCGGCGAGCGGGGCGCCAGAGATTATCGACACAATTGCGGCGGCAGAACCCATCGGCCCCGGGAAACTGCTCGACTTAGTTATCGTGGCACCATGTACCGGAAATACTCTAGCTAAGATAGCGGGTGGTATTACGGACTCTAGCGTGACCATGGCCGTAAAAGCGCACCTGCGCAACTTGCGCCCGGTACTTATAGCTATATCCACTAACGATGGGCTAGGACAGAATGCCGTTAACTTGGCTCGCTTGCAGAACACTAAGCACATCTTTCTCGTGCCCTATGGTCAGGACAATCCGGAAGTCAAACCAAACTCACTGGTCGCAGCGATGGAGCTAATCCCCAAGGCGGCGGAAATGGCGCTGGCAGGCGTTCAGCTGCAGCCTGTACTGGTATCGCGCCCTTAG
- the dapG gene encoding aspartate kinase: MAIVVQKFGGTSVATAAMRERVVGKVRGVKAEGHDVVVVVSAMGRLGEPYATDTLLALVNQAGVSNARDRDLVMACGELVSCAVMASALRKAGLNPLPLSGWQAGITTDNSFGDARITAVDPTFVLSLLKQGIVPVVAGFQGASSEGNITTLGRGGSDTTAAALGVALGAVNVEIYTDVEGIMTADPRLVPEAKVLSFLDYAEVFQMASQGSKVIHPRAVELAMQRNIPLVVKSTFSDAPGTTIANAILYENKRGRPVTAVAHILNVARVSIATPGDDGALEQDIFSRLAGAGVSVDLINVSPEVKRFIIPEEDVEKARAALETLPLAADFRCGCAKVSVIGTGMRGVPGVMSRVVAALREAEVRILQSSDSHLTISVLIDQGDVESATKALHRHFGLNTE; this comes from the coding sequence ATGGCAATTGTCGTGCAAAAATTCGGCGGGACATCCGTAGCTACGGCCGCTATGCGCGAGCGCGTGGTCGGCAAGGTGCGCGGGGTTAAGGCAGAGGGGCATGACGTCGTCGTCGTGGTTTCGGCGATGGGGCGCTTAGGCGAACCATATGCCACCGATACTTTGCTGGCCCTGGTAAATCAAGCGGGAGTATCTAACGCACGTGACCGGGATTTAGTGATGGCCTGCGGTGAGCTTGTCTCCTGTGCCGTTATGGCCAGCGCCTTGCGCAAGGCCGGTCTTAACCCTCTGCCGCTTAGCGGCTGGCAGGCAGGTATCACGACAGATAATTCGTTTGGGGACGCCAGAATAACCGCGGTAGACCCGACCTTTGTGCTAAGTCTACTTAAACAAGGGATAGTGCCGGTGGTAGCAGGCTTTCAGGGAGCAAGCAGTGAAGGGAACATCACCACCCTCGGGCGGGGGGGGAGCGACACTACGGCGGCGGCGTTAGGCGTGGCCTTAGGTGCCGTTAACGTAGAGATTTACACCGATGTAGAAGGCATTATGACCGCCGACCCTCGCTTGGTGCCTGAAGCCAAAGTGCTCAGCTTCTTAGATTACGCAGAGGTGTTTCAGATGGCCTCCCAAGGCTCAAAAGTTATTCATCCGCGGGCAGTCGAGCTGGCTATGCAGCGCAATATTCCTTTGGTCGTGAAGAGCACATTCTCAGATGCCCCGGGTACGACGATTGCCAACGCCATCCTCTATGAAAATAAACGCGGCCGACCGGTTACGGCCGTAGCCCATATTCTTAACGTAGCGCGCGTGTCCATCGCCACGCCCGGCGACGACGGCGCACTTGAGCAAGACATCTTTAGTCGCCTGGCGGGGGCCGGGGTCAGTGTAGACCTCATTAACGTTAGTCCGGAAGTTAAGCGTTTTATCATTCCGGAAGAAGATGTTGAGAAAGCGCGTGCTGCGCTAGAGACCTTGCCGCTCGCGGCGGATTTCCGCTGTGGCTGCGCAAAGGTGAGCGTCATCGGCACTGGTATGCGCGGGGTGCCCGGGGTGATGTCGCGTGTCGTCGCCGCATTGCGGGAAGCCGAGGTACGTATTCTGCAGTCGAGCGACTCGCACTTGACAATCTCGGTCTTGATTGACCAGGGAGATGTTGAATCGGCTACTAAAGCCTTGCATCGGCACTTCGGGTTAAACACAGAGTAG